The Candidatus Binataceae bacterium genome includes the window TGCTCGACGAACCGACCGCATTCCTGGACCTCAAGCACGTGGTGGGAATTTTCTCGCGCTTCCGGGAATTGGCGACAGCACGTGGCCTGGCCGTGGTAGCGACCCTGCACGATCTGAATGCCGCGGCAGCGTATGCCGACCGGGTGATGCTGCTCAAGGCGGGCGAGGTGGTCGGCTACGGTACGCCCTCCGAAGTTCTAACCGAGAGCAATCTGAGATCGGTCTACGAAACCGAAATCTACGTGGGAAAAAACCCGGTCACGGGTCAGCTGACGATCCTGCCGGCGCACATTCCTCGTATGACTCCTCAGTAATCGTCAAACGGAGTGTTTGAATTACCTTTTGCGAGTCTCTTGGGTTCGCTCCTCGTTTCTCACCACGGCCGACGGAACAGCCTAGAAGCCCAATCCATAGAGCTGTGCCGCGTTATCGTGGGTGAGCTTCCTGCGCATCTCCGCGGACAGCGACCTCATCTGCCGCTCGATGGTGGCACGCGAGTTCGGCCAGGTGCTGTCGGGATGCGGATAGTCGGAGGCCCACATCAGGTGTCCATCGCCGAAAAATGGCAGCAGCGACATCGCGACATGATCTTCCTGGAAGGTCGTATAGATCTGCCGTCTGAAGAGCTCACTCGGTTTCATCATCAGTGCAATGCCGCCGTGTTGATCCCAGTACTCGCGCGCTTCCCAGAGCCGCCAGTGCCGATAGTCGAGTTCCTGCACGACCCACGGTAGCCAGCCGAGCCCGCTCTCTGCCATCACCAACCGCATCTTCGGATGCCGCTCGAGAATGCCCCACGCGAACAGATCGACGAACGGATCGAGGAACTGTTCAATAAACGCCTTGGTCGCGGTGAATGCGCTAGCGGGTTTGCCGGCCGCCGGGTCATTGGGAACGCCGAAAAACACGGTCACGTGGAAGGAGAGAATAAGCCCGCTCTCCTCGAGTGCGCTCCAAAACGGTTCCCAGGCTCGATCGTGAAGACGTGGCCTGACGTTGGCGATCTGAAGGTTCGCCTGGCGAAAACCTCCTCGGGCGGCCAGCCGCAGCATCTCCTTCAAAGCCGCCTCGGGGGACTCGGGCAGCATCGCCACGCTAATCAGGCGATCCGGAGCCGCGGCGCAAAACTCCGCCAGCCAGTCGTTGTAGGCGCGATAGCAGTCGTCGCGCAGCGCCGGATCCTCGCCGATGATCGAGACGACCGGACCGAACATCACGTGGGTTTGCACCCCGTCGCGGTCCATGTCGGCCAGCCGCAACGCGGCAACCCCGGGACGGCGGGCGCTCTGTTCGCTGATCCCGCTGCGGTCGAAGGCATTGATTACCGGGCTCGGCGGCCTCGCCGCTCCAGACGCGGGACGCTTGCCGAACCACGGACCCCAAACCTTGCCTTCGCACAGCCACACCGCGCGTCCATCGCGCTCCTCCACCCGGGGTGCACGATCGCGCATCGACGACACCAGGCGCTGTATCCACAGGTCGTCGGGCAGCAACCTCA containing:
- a CDS encoding amidohydrolase family protein; its protein translation is MLPDDLWIQRLVSSMRDRAPRVEERDGRAVWLCEGKVWGPWFGKRPASGAARPPSPVINAFDRSGISEQSARRPGVAALRLADMDRDGVQTHVMFGPVVSIIGEDPALRDDCYRAYNDWLAEFCAAAPDRLISVAMLPESPEAALKEMLRLAARGGFRQANLQIANVRPRLHDRAWEPFWSALEESGLILSFHVTVFFGVPNDPAAGKPASAFTATKAFIEQFLDPFVDLFAWGILERHPKMRLVMAESGLGWLPWVVQELDYRHWRLWEAREYWDQHGGIALMMKPSELFRRQIYTTFQEDHVAMSLLPFFGDGHLMWASDYPHPDSTWPNSRATIERQMRSLSAEMRRKLTHDNAAQLYGLGF